One region of Corvus cornix cornix isolate S_Up_H32 chromosome 14, ASM73873v5, whole genome shotgun sequence genomic DNA includes:
- the SLX4 gene encoding structure-specific endonuclease subunit SLX4 isoform X2 yields MDEQDNDFKELWANILSRAKKKAGDAEATKRVQDWPKSTTTRSKLRRGKAAAKSQTHHHLPAVKEINLPQDLGPKDQTLVQEEDGDAAACSGETAQGDGARSPLPASQLSTESTECSQRPLTANPLSGCSQTTLPLLPATPPGTCSSPTPKVRVAELVVERMQQFKRVAPEQLKHSLDGSVPKAAASRDFPARSQEQNPPEDDTHHLPSVEHDSALALALQQESKDEALASLEDAGLFFCQICQKDLTAMNTLRREQHVNRCLDEMEEAQMSSSSKPVVPECPICGKQFQTSQSRVSHLKRCAVEMDVPPNLLLQAVQLQVATLGDAALQCPSNQPSRAKRKGPSNEDLRKTQKRAKMELKDEDLQVAMAMSRSLLEQEKQEQTKSVTNVKPVAAFPIKWKPGSEKKRRRKGASAPPPLLLQDPEKAHKRIQERVAMMLTEEVEFPPTPQLPISRILEDESGKAAWLMPLSKAKDCFLWKISALTGPCDPGSFYTADLTPPIEPWKPVQNKPENLQPPMGSHQPEVSQQTQPDLSSQEPICTKVGGQTSNESKAGPRGDGQLLSPSQKDIQTLQDLVELAREGLTLTQWNLDTGHVQAAEQPELTPSDPPHSGFVPPSKEKSLLRSSSKRSSLRLLAQDFGAMVNNPHLSDVQFQVDSGDILYAHLFVLYARCPVAAQAVHSEGLVVEEDGAAPTHRVLLSDVSAEAVAAFLRYLYAADTNFPAGLRPQLQALAARFGVRELMAECENNNGESQVSSGVDSEDDLISVRDEEDCEDRAENFQDLLKSVWVGEDEEEVAMLNPECQKEDDSEVGEQELEEIYEFAATQRKMAQGEREVSKAACCSISSDTKAAQGTNQQSEEEEVKRPESASVSNSLKGLRDGNSVERSECHLSAQEEKMQNINRCKSMNDPEATIVPHRSEPQQWDGAAHGANEGGAVGGCKDVKDSKSPQVSHDKADHCGEQFPGFQGDTDINDSYERLFSASQGDHCEPSLVKEVTKESGKSPSEKHVGLNDSLLFSKSQKDCSPCKNGFCVPYVSLFPALGSSPASPKSEGNFAREHMSTPKQNKKEKSFPSDEIHSQKAEEPDTASRNEITVSPAELPHSESNKHAHVPVLSSPGRTQDAAAQGIKEGDVIVLSSSDDEMELQQGKKLPESDSAPKKTEILGLLRCTDVEQSPEIPKPDHNSSVPETEQRSTQVSCGNTDTVCVSGDVKVSPEFPRSRQTGACTEIKQSPNPSPGKRLSDELSPGTDCSWLVPGTPVLSKSRSFSTQTQVTSINSLKGPESKLGAKNVAAGNSNHEMTGKLIKDHETMLSDEHLPMENSANGRSPPHSPAAESFSKNCLPVSPVDPVLFSPGHTNTEDKCANISGLPTPVPPFQEQPLEDKTNISVVELEDSDREVSLPSLGSSVLLCEEPPIPVDDCWHVEYLSPVRGDGHDSGQVSHAKTSMASSPSPGSWHEQEESPVQVQGIKGSTPLQGSPACRRTTLHCPEKSPIEPCSSVGSRASYLDSKIWDDWNGEEKEDELPEILPLSQRLAAAAGACQSDPVKTPEPSCQENNRSPSTPVTPMPAYSIMETPQLKKELSRFGVRALPKRQMVLKLKEIFQYTHQDRDSDFEDEIPYSQPLPQKSPAKRLTKAGQAAGRNRSPRALGKRKQPAKASAVLPRDKADGASHGTGCGTSKEGTKVPHHPEGAKEQERPPVSLAADAEELPASQESAGSSVDGSDISFGSQSSFVNGFETCAFASEEEEEEFPASQAAAREEEKLEAIRCYIRSNTALYNRILFYEPIELADLHAELKQNGIKISKAKLLNFLDSQCITSTMAKARKEKEQKRKGSRKQRRRYQVKPTPTP; encoded by the exons ATGGATGAACAGGACAATGATTTTAAGGAATTGTGGGCAAACATTTTGAGTAGGGCAAAGAAAAAGGCTGGGGATGCTGAGGCAACAAAGAGAGTTCAGGACTGGCCAAAGAGCACCACAACACGAAGCAAATTAAGAAGAGGCAAAGCTGCTGCTAAGAGCCAAACCCATCATCACTTACCAGCAGTGAAGGAGATAAACTTGCCTCAAGATTTGGGTCCGAAGGATCAAACGTTGGTACAAGAAGAAGATGGCgatgctgcagcctgcagtggTGAGACTGCACAGGGAGATGGAGCAAGGagccctctccctgccagccaACTGAGCACAGAGAGCACTGAGTGTAGCCAGAGGCCTCTGACAG CAAATCCTCTGAGTGGCTGTTCCCAGACTACCTTACCCCTCCTTCCCGCTACTCCTCCAGGAACCTGCTCTTCACCCACCCCAAAGGTGCgggtggcagagctggtggtgGAGAGAATGCAGCAGTTCAAGAGGGTGGCACCTGAGCAGCTGAAACACAGCTTGGATGGGAGCGTGCCaaaggctgcagccagcagggatttccctgccaggagccaggagcagaaCCCTCCTGAGGATG ATACCCACCATCTCCCATCTGTGGAACACGACAGTGCTCTGGCTTTGGCTCTTCAGCAGGAATCCAAGGACGAAGCCCTGGCAAGCCTGGAGGATGCAGGCTTGTTCTTCTGTCAGATCTGCCAGAAGGATCTCACAGCCATGAACACGCTGCGACGAGAGCAGCACGTCAACAG GTGTCTGGATGAGATGGAAGAAGCACAGATGTCATCCTCCAGCAAACCAGTGGTCCCTGAATGTCCCATCTGTGGGAAGCAGTTCCAAACCTCACAGAGCCGAGTCAGTCACCTGAAGCGCTGTGCTGTGGAGATGGATGTGCCTCCTAATCTGCTTCTTCAGGCAGTGCAGTTGCAGGTGGCCACGCTTGGTGATGCAGCTCTTCAGTGTCCCAG CAATCAGCCCAGCAGGGCAAAGCGGAAAGGCCCCTCCAACGAGGACttgaggaaaacacagaagagggCCAAAATGGAGCTTAAGGATGAAGATTTGCAGGTTGCCATGGCAATGTCACGCTCTCTGTTGgagcaagaaaagcaggaacaaaCAAAATCAGTTACAAATGTGAAACCGGTGGCTGCTTTCCCAATCAAATGGAAGCCAGGATCAG agaaaaaaaggcgTAGAAAAGGTGCCAGTGCCCCTccaccactgctgctccaggaccCAGAGAAGGCCCACAAGAGGATCCAGGAGCGAGTAGCTATGATGCTGACAGAAGAGGTGGAATTCCCTCCCACCCCTCAGCTGCCCATTAGTAGGATTTTGGAAGATGAatctggaaaagcagcctggCTCATGCCACTGTCCAAAGCCAAGGACTGCTTTTTATGGAAGATCAGTGCTCTGACAGGACCCTGTGACCCTGGATCATTCTACACTGCAGACTTAACCCCTCCAATTGAACCCTGGAAGCCTGTGCAG AATAAGCCAGAGAACCTCCAGCCACCAATGGGGTCTCACCAGCCAGAAGTATCCCAGCAAACTCAGCCTGACCTCAGTTCTCAGGAACCCATTTGCACAAAGGTTGGAGGCCAAACTTCTAATGAATCCAAAGCAGGCCCCAGAGGAGATGGGCAGCTTTTATCCCCGAGCCAGAAGGACATTCAGACCCTGCAGGACCTTGTGGAGTTGGCCAGGGAAGGACTCACCCTTACTCAATGGAACCTTGACACTGGCCATGttcaggcagcagagcagccag AACTGACTCCCAGTGATCCTCCACATAGTGGCTTTGTGCCCCCATCCAAGGAGAAGAGCCTTCTCAGGAGCAGCAGTAAAAGA TCCTCTCTCAGGTTGCTGGCTCAAGATTTCGGTGCCATGGTCAACAACCCCCACCTGAGTGATGTCCAGTTCCAGGTGGACAGCGGGGACATCCTCTATGCCCACCTGTTCGTGTTGTACGCGCGGTGTCCGGTGGCGGCTCAGGCT GTACACAGCGAGGGGTTGGTGGTGGAGGAGGATGGGGCTGCGCCGACGCACCGGGTGCTGCTGAGCGACGTGTCGGCCGAGGCTGTGGCTGCCTTCCTGAGGTACCTCTATGCTGCTGACACCAACTTCCCTGCTGGGCTGCGGCcccagctgcaggctctggctgcCAG GTTTGGTGTGAGGGAACTGATGGCAGAGTGTGAAAACAACAATGGAGAGAGCCAGGTGTCCTCCGGAGTGGATTCAGAAGATGATCTTATCTCTGTGAGGGATGAAGAAGATTGTGAGGACAGAGCTGAGAACTTCCAAGACCTCTTGAAGTCAGTGTGGGTGggtgaagatgaggaagaagtAGCTATGCTGAACCCTGAGTGCCAGAAGGAAGATGATAGTGAGGTGGGAGAACAAGAGCTGGAGGAAATCTATGAGTTTGCTGCAACTCAGAGAAAGATGGCTCAGGGTGAAAGAGAGGTGAGCAAGGCAGCATGTTGCAGCATCAGCAGCGACACCAAGGCAGCCCAAGGTACAAACCAGCAatctgaggaggaagaggtaaAGAGACCTGAATCTGCTTCAGTAAGCAACAGCCTCAAAGGTCTGAGGGATGGCAACAGTGTGGAAAGATCTGAATGTCACTTGTCTGCACAAGAAGAGAAGATGCAGAATATAAATAGGTGCAAGAGCATGAATGATCCAGAGGCCACTATTGTGCCTCACCGCAGTGAACCTCAGCAatgggatggagcagcccaTGGTGCTAATGAAGGAGGGGCTGTTGGGGGATGTAAGGATGTGAAGGATTCCAAGTCACCTCAGGTCTCACATGACAAGGCAGATCACTGTGGAGAGCAGTTTCCTGGTTTCCAGGGTGATACTGATATAAATGACAGCTATGAACGtttgttttctgcctctcagGGGGATCACTGTGAGCCTTCCCTGGTGAAAGAAGTTACCAAAGAATCAGGAAAGTCCCCTAGTGAAAAACATGTTGGTCTCAATGATTCTCTTCTGTTCAGCAAGTCACAAAAAGACTGCTCTCCGTGTAAGAATGGTTTTTGTGTCCCTTATGTGtccctttttcctgctcttggcTCTTCACCTGCATCTCCAAAATCAGAGGGAAACTTTGCCAGGGAACATATGTCAacaccaaagcaaaacaaaaaggaaaaatcattcCCATCTGATGAAATACACTCCCAGAAAGCCGAGGAGCCTGATACTGCATCAAGAAACGAGATCACAGTTTCTCCAGCTGAGCTTCCTCACAGCGAATCAAACAAGCATGCACATGTTCCAGTGTTGTCATCACCAGGCAGGACTcaggatgctgcagctcaggggaTCAAGGAGGGTGATGTTattgttttatcttcttctgaTGATGAAATGGAGTTACAACAAGGCAAGAAGTTGCCAGAATCTGACTCTGCTCCgaagaaaactgaaatcctTGGGCTCCTGAGGTGTACAGATGTAGAACAAAGTCCTGAGATACCAAAACCTGACCATAACTCATCAGTCcctgaaacagagcagagatcaaCCCAGGTCTCATGTGGCAATACAGACACAGTGTGTGTAAGTGGCGATGTAAAGGTGTCCCCTGAATTTCCTCGCAGCAGACAAACAGGTGCTTGTACAGAAATCAAACAGAGTCCAAACCCGAGCCCTGGGAAAAGGCTCAGTGATGAACTGTCTCCAGGCACAGACTGCTCCTGGCTCGTGCCAGGAACACCAGTTCTGAGCAAAAGCAGAAGCTTCTCAACACAGACTCAGGTCACAAGTATTAATTCTTTAAAGGGTCCAGAATCGAAACTCGGAGCAAAGAATGTAGCAGCAGGTAATAGTAACCATGAAATGACTGGAAAGTTAATAAAAGATCATGAAACAATGTTGTCAGACGAACATTTGCCTATGGAGAACTCAGCCAATGGGAGGAGcccaccccacagcccagcagcagaatCCTTTTCCAAGAACTGCCTCCCAGTTTCTCCAGTGGATCCAGTTCTCTTCTCCCCTGGCCACACCAACACAGAAGACAAATGTGCCAATATCTCAGGTTTACCCACACCAGTGCCTCCGTtccaggagcagccactggAAGATAAAACAAACATCAGTGTGGTTGAGCTGGAGGACAGTGACAGGGAAGTAAGTCTGCCTTCTCTGGGGAGCAGTGTCCTGCTGTGTGAGGAGCCCCCAATCCCTGTTGATGACTGCTGGCATGTTGAGTATCTGTCACCAGTCAGAGGTGATGGCCACGACTCCGGCCAGGTCAGCCATGCAAAGACCAGCAtggccagcagccccagccctggctcttgGCATGAGCAGGAGGAGAGCCCAGTCCAAGTGCAGGGAATTAAGGGCAGCACCCCTCTCCAAGGAAGTCCTGCTTGCAGGAGAACGACTTTGCACTGCCCTGAGAAGAGTCCTATTGAGCCATGTTCATCagtgggcagcagagccagtTACCTGGACTCCAAAATCTGGGATGACTGgaatggagaagagaaggaagatgaaCTTCCAGAGATTCTTCCTCTGTCTCAGAGgttggcagctgcagcaggggccTGTCAGTCAGATCCTGTCAAGACTCCTG AACCTTCCTGTCAAGAGAACAACAGGTCCCCCAGCACTCCAGTGACACCCATGCCAGCTTATTCCATCATGGAGACCCCACAGCTGAAGAAGGAGCTGAGCAG ATTCGGTGTCCGTGCTCTCCCAAAACGCCAGATGGTGTTGAAGCTGAAGGAGATATTCCAGTACACTCACCAGGACAGGGACTCTGACTTTGAGGATGAAATCCCCTattcccagcccctcccacAGAAGTCCCCGGCTAAAAGGCTGACGAAGGCAGGCCAGGCTGCGGGCAGGAATCGTTCCCCGAGGGCTCTGGGCAAGAGGAAGCAGCCTGCCAAGGCTTCTGCAGTGCTCCCTCGGGATAAGGCTGATGGTGCATCCCATGGAACAGGCTGTGGCACATCCAAGGAGGGAACTAAAGTGCCACATCACCCAGAAGGTGCCAAAGAGCAGGAAAGGCCACCTGTGTCCCTGGCAGCTGATGCCGAGGAGCTCCCGGCATCCCAGGAGTCAGCAGGTTCTTCAGTGGATGGAAGTGACATCTCCTTTGGTTCACAGAG TTCCTTTGTGAATGGATTTGAAACCTGTGCTTTTGcatctgaggaggaggaagaggagttTCCAGCATCTCAAGCAGCAGCTcgggaagaggaaaagctggaggCAATAAGGTGCTACATCCGCTCCAACACGGCCCTGTACAACAGGATTCTTTTCTATGAGCCCATCGAGCTGGCTGATCTGCATGCAGAGCTCAAACAGAATGGCATTAAAATTTCCAAGGCAAAGCTGCTGAACTTTCTGGATTCTCAGTGCATCACATCTACCATGGCCAAAGCCCggaaagagaaggaacagaaaaggaaggggagcagaaaacagagaaggcGATACCAAGTGAAGCCCACTCCTACCCCCTGA
- the SLX4 gene encoding structure-specific endonuclease subunit SLX4 isoform X3 yields the protein MDEQDNDFKELWANILSRAKKKAGDAEATKRVQDWPKSTTTRSKLRRGKAAAKSQTHHHLPAVKEINLPQDLGPKDQTLVQEEDGDAAACSGETAQGDGARSPLPASQLSTESTECSQRPLTANPLSGCSQTTLPLLPATPPGTCSSPTPKVRVAELVVERMQQFKRVAPEQLKHSLDGSVPKAAASRDFPARSQEQNPPEDDTHHLPSVEHDSALALALQQESKDEALASLEDAGLFFCQICQKDLTAMNTLRREQHVNRCLDEMEEAQMSSSSKPVVPECPICGKQFQTSQSRVSHLKRCAVEMDVPPNLLLQAVQLQVATLGDAALQCPSNQPSRAKRKGPSNEDLRKTQKRAKMELKDEDLQVAMAMSRSLLEQEKQEQTKSVTNVKPVAAFPIKWKPGSEKKRRRKGASAPPPLLLQDPEKAHKRIQERVAMMLTEEVEFPPTPQLPISRILEDESGKAAWLMPLSKAKDCFLWKISALTGPCDPGSFYTADLTPPIEPWKPVQSSLRLLAQDFGAMVNNPHLSDVQFQVDSGDILYAHLFVLYARCPVAAQAVHSEGLVVEEDGAAPTHRVLLSDVSAEAVAAFLRYLYAADTNFPAGLRPQLQALAARFGVRELMAECENNNGESQVSSGVDSEDDLISVRDEEDCEDRAENFQDLLKSVWVGEDEEEVAMLNPECQKEDDSEVGEQELEEIYEFAATQRKMAQGEREVSKAACCSISSDTKAAQGTNQQSEEEEVKRPESASVSNSLKGLRDGNSVERSECHLSAQEEKMQNINRCKSMNDPEATIVPHRSEPQQWDGAAHGANEGGAVGGCKDVKDSKSPQVSHDKADHCGEQFPGFQGDTDINDSYERLFSASQGDHCEPSLVKEVTKESGKSPSEKHVGLNDSLLFSKSQKDCSPCKNGFCVPYVSLFPALGSSPASPKSEGNFAREHMSTPKQNKKEKSFPSDEIHSQKAEEPDTASRNEITVSPAELPHSESNKHAHVPVLSSPGRTQDAAAQGIKEGDVIVLSSSDDEMELQQGKKLPESDSAPKKTEILGLLRCTDVEQSPEIPKPDHNSSVPETEQRSTQVSCGNTDTVCVSGDVKVSPEFPRSRQTGACTEIKQSPNPSPGKRLSDELSPGTDCSWLVPGTPVLSKSRSFSTQTQVTSINSLKGPESKLGAKNVAAGNSNHEMTGKLIKDHETMLSDEHLPMENSANGRSPPHSPAAESFSKNCLPVSPVDPVLFSPGHTNTEDKCANISGLPTPVPPFQEQPLEDKTNISVVELEDSDREVSLPSLGSSVLLCEEPPIPVDDCWHVEYLSPVRGDGHDSGQVSHAKTSMASSPSPGSWHEQEESPVQVQGIKGSTPLQGSPACRRTTLHCPEKSPIEPCSSVGSRASYLDSKIWDDWNGEEKEDELPEILPLSQRLAAAAGACQSDPVKTPEPSCQENNRSPSTPVTPMPAYSIMETPQLKKELSRFGVRALPKRQMVLKLKEIFQYTHQDRDSDFEDEIPYSQPLPQKSPAKRLTKAGQAAGRNRSPRALGKRKQPAKASAVLPRDKADGASHGTGCGTSKEGTKVPHHPEGAKEQERPPVSLAADAEELPASQESAGSSVDGSDISFGSQSSFVNGFETCAFASEEEEEEFPASQAAAREEEKLEAIRCYIRSNTALYNRILFYEPIELADLHAELKQNGIKISKAKLLNFLDSQCITSTMAKARKEKEQKRKGSRKQRRRYQVKPTPTP from the exons ATGGATGAACAGGACAATGATTTTAAGGAATTGTGGGCAAACATTTTGAGTAGGGCAAAGAAAAAGGCTGGGGATGCTGAGGCAACAAAGAGAGTTCAGGACTGGCCAAAGAGCACCACAACACGAAGCAAATTAAGAAGAGGCAAAGCTGCTGCTAAGAGCCAAACCCATCATCACTTACCAGCAGTGAAGGAGATAAACTTGCCTCAAGATTTGGGTCCGAAGGATCAAACGTTGGTACAAGAAGAAGATGGCgatgctgcagcctgcagtggTGAGACTGCACAGGGAGATGGAGCAAGGagccctctccctgccagccaACTGAGCACAGAGAGCACTGAGTGTAGCCAGAGGCCTCTGACAG CAAATCCTCTGAGTGGCTGTTCCCAGACTACCTTACCCCTCCTTCCCGCTACTCCTCCAGGAACCTGCTCTTCACCCACCCCAAAGGTGCgggtggcagagctggtggtgGAGAGAATGCAGCAGTTCAAGAGGGTGGCACCTGAGCAGCTGAAACACAGCTTGGATGGGAGCGTGCCaaaggctgcagccagcagggatttccctgccaggagccaggagcagaaCCCTCCTGAGGATG ATACCCACCATCTCCCATCTGTGGAACACGACAGTGCTCTGGCTTTGGCTCTTCAGCAGGAATCCAAGGACGAAGCCCTGGCAAGCCTGGAGGATGCAGGCTTGTTCTTCTGTCAGATCTGCCAGAAGGATCTCACAGCCATGAACACGCTGCGACGAGAGCAGCACGTCAACAG GTGTCTGGATGAGATGGAAGAAGCACAGATGTCATCCTCCAGCAAACCAGTGGTCCCTGAATGTCCCATCTGTGGGAAGCAGTTCCAAACCTCACAGAGCCGAGTCAGTCACCTGAAGCGCTGTGCTGTGGAGATGGATGTGCCTCCTAATCTGCTTCTTCAGGCAGTGCAGTTGCAGGTGGCCACGCTTGGTGATGCAGCTCTTCAGTGTCCCAG CAATCAGCCCAGCAGGGCAAAGCGGAAAGGCCCCTCCAACGAGGACttgaggaaaacacagaagagggCCAAAATGGAGCTTAAGGATGAAGATTTGCAGGTTGCCATGGCAATGTCACGCTCTCTGTTGgagcaagaaaagcaggaacaaaCAAAATCAGTTACAAATGTGAAACCGGTGGCTGCTTTCCCAATCAAATGGAAGCCAGGATCAG agaaaaaaaggcgTAGAAAAGGTGCCAGTGCCCCTccaccactgctgctccaggaccCAGAGAAGGCCCACAAGAGGATCCAGGAGCGAGTAGCTATGATGCTGACAGAAGAGGTGGAATTCCCTCCCACCCCTCAGCTGCCCATTAGTAGGATTTTGGAAGATGAatctggaaaagcagcctggCTCATGCCACTGTCCAAAGCCAAGGACTGCTTTTTATGGAAGATCAGTGCTCTGACAGGACCCTGTGACCCTGGATCATTCTACACTGCAGACTTAACCCCTCCAATTGAACCCTGGAAGCCTGTGCAG TCCTCTCTCAGGTTGCTGGCTCAAGATTTCGGTGCCATGGTCAACAACCCCCACCTGAGTGATGTCCAGTTCCAGGTGGACAGCGGGGACATCCTCTATGCCCACCTGTTCGTGTTGTACGCGCGGTGTCCGGTGGCGGCTCAGGCT GTACACAGCGAGGGGTTGGTGGTGGAGGAGGATGGGGCTGCGCCGACGCACCGGGTGCTGCTGAGCGACGTGTCGGCCGAGGCTGTGGCTGCCTTCCTGAGGTACCTCTATGCTGCTGACACCAACTTCCCTGCTGGGCTGCGGCcccagctgcaggctctggctgcCAG GTTTGGTGTGAGGGAACTGATGGCAGAGTGTGAAAACAACAATGGAGAGAGCCAGGTGTCCTCCGGAGTGGATTCAGAAGATGATCTTATCTCTGTGAGGGATGAAGAAGATTGTGAGGACAGAGCTGAGAACTTCCAAGACCTCTTGAAGTCAGTGTGGGTGggtgaagatgaggaagaagtAGCTATGCTGAACCCTGAGTGCCAGAAGGAAGATGATAGTGAGGTGGGAGAACAAGAGCTGGAGGAAATCTATGAGTTTGCTGCAACTCAGAGAAAGATGGCTCAGGGTGAAAGAGAGGTGAGCAAGGCAGCATGTTGCAGCATCAGCAGCGACACCAAGGCAGCCCAAGGTACAAACCAGCAatctgaggaggaagaggtaaAGAGACCTGAATCTGCTTCAGTAAGCAACAGCCTCAAAGGTCTGAGGGATGGCAACAGTGTGGAAAGATCTGAATGTCACTTGTCTGCACAAGAAGAGAAGATGCAGAATATAAATAGGTGCAAGAGCATGAATGATCCAGAGGCCACTATTGTGCCTCACCGCAGTGAACCTCAGCAatgggatggagcagcccaTGGTGCTAATGAAGGAGGGGCTGTTGGGGGATGTAAGGATGTGAAGGATTCCAAGTCACCTCAGGTCTCACATGACAAGGCAGATCACTGTGGAGAGCAGTTTCCTGGTTTCCAGGGTGATACTGATATAAATGACAGCTATGAACGtttgttttctgcctctcagGGGGATCACTGTGAGCCTTCCCTGGTGAAAGAAGTTACCAAAGAATCAGGAAAGTCCCCTAGTGAAAAACATGTTGGTCTCAATGATTCTCTTCTGTTCAGCAAGTCACAAAAAGACTGCTCTCCGTGTAAGAATGGTTTTTGTGTCCCTTATGTGtccctttttcctgctcttggcTCTTCACCTGCATCTCCAAAATCAGAGGGAAACTTTGCCAGGGAACATATGTCAacaccaaagcaaaacaaaaaggaaaaatcattcCCATCTGATGAAATACACTCCCAGAAAGCCGAGGAGCCTGATACTGCATCAAGAAACGAGATCACAGTTTCTCCAGCTGAGCTTCCTCACAGCGAATCAAACAAGCATGCACATGTTCCAGTGTTGTCATCACCAGGCAGGACTcaggatgctgcagctcaggggaTCAAGGAGGGTGATGTTattgttttatcttcttctgaTGATGAAATGGAGTTACAACAAGGCAAGAAGTTGCCAGAATCTGACTCTGCTCCgaagaaaactgaaatcctTGGGCTCCTGAGGTGTACAGATGTAGAACAAAGTCCTGAGATACCAAAACCTGACCATAACTCATCAGTCcctgaaacagagcagagatcaaCCCAGGTCTCATGTGGCAATACAGACACAGTGTGTGTAAGTGGCGATGTAAAGGTGTCCCCTGAATTTCCTCGCAGCAGACAAACAGGTGCTTGTACAGAAATCAAACAGAGTCCAAACCCGAGCCCTGGGAAAAGGCTCAGTGATGAACTGTCTCCAGGCACAGACTGCTCCTGGCTCGTGCCAGGAACACCAGTTCTGAGCAAAAGCAGAAGCTTCTCAACACAGACTCAGGTCACAAGTATTAATTCTTTAAAGGGTCCAGAATCGAAACTCGGAGCAAAGAATGTAGCAGCAGGTAATAGTAACCATGAAATGACTGGAAAGTTAATAAAAGATCATGAAACAATGTTGTCAGACGAACATTTGCCTATGGAGAACTCAGCCAATGGGAGGAGcccaccccacagcccagcagcagaatCCTTTTCCAAGAACTGCCTCCCAGTTTCTCCAGTGGATCCAGTTCTCTTCTCCCCTGGCCACACCAACACAGAAGACAAATGTGCCAATATCTCAGGTTTACCCACACCAGTGCCTCCGTtccaggagcagccactggAAGATAAAACAAACATCAGTGTGGTTGAGCTGGAGGACAGTGACAGGGAAGTAAGTCTGCCTTCTCTGGGGAGCAGTGTCCTGCTGTGTGAGGAGCCCCCAATCCCTGTTGATGACTGCTGGCATGTTGAGTATCTGTCACCAGTCAGAGGTGATGGCCACGACTCCGGCCAGGTCAGCCATGCAAAGACCAGCAtggccagcagccccagccctggctcttgGCATGAGCAGGAGGAGAGCCCAGTCCAAGTGCAGGGAATTAAGGGCAGCACCCCTCTCCAAGGAAGTCCTGCTTGCAGGAGAACGACTTTGCACTGCCCTGAGAAGAGTCCTATTGAGCCATGTTCATCagtgggcagcagagccagtTACCTGGACTCCAAAATCTGGGATGACTGgaatggagaagagaaggaagatgaaCTTCCAGAGATTCTTCCTCTGTCTCAGAGgttggcagctgcagcaggggccTGTCAGTCAGATCCTGTCAAGACTCCTG AACCTTCCTGTCAAGAGAACAACAGGTCCCCCAGCACTCCAGTGACACCCATGCCAGCTTATTCCATCATGGAGACCCCACAGCTGAAGAAGGAGCTGAGCAG ATTCGGTGTCCGTGCTCTCCCAAAACGCCAGATGGTGTTGAAGCTGAAGGAGATATTCCAGTACACTCACCAGGACAGGGACTCTGACTTTGAGGATGAAATCCCCTattcccagcccctcccacAGAAGTCCCCGGCTAAAAGGCTGACGAAGGCAGGCCAGGCTGCGGGCAGGAATCGTTCCCCGAGGGCTCTGGGCAAGAGGAAGCAGCCTGCCAAGGCTTCTGCAGTGCTCCCTCGGGATAAGGCTGATGGTGCATCCCATGGAACAGGCTGTGGCACATCCAAGGAGGGAACTAAAGTGCCACATCACCCAGAAGGTGCCAAAGAGCAGGAAAGGCCACCTGTGTCCCTGGCAGCTGATGCCGAGGAGCTCCCGGCATCCCAGGAGTCAGCAGGTTCTTCAGTGGATGGAAGTGACATCTCCTTTGGTTCACAGAG TTCCTTTGTGAATGGATTTGAAACCTGTGCTTTTGcatctgaggaggaggaagaggagttTCCAGCATCTCAAGCAGCAGCTcgggaagaggaaaagctggaggCAATAAGGTGCTACATCCGCTCCAACACGGCCCTGTACAACAGGATTCTTTTCTATGAGCCCATCGAGCTGGCTGATCTGCATGCAGAGCTCAAACAGAATGGCATTAAAATTTCCAAGGCAAAGCTGCTGAACTTTCTGGATTCTCAGTGCATCACATCTACCATGGCCAAAGCCCggaaagagaaggaacagaaaaggaaggggagcagaaaacagagaaggcGATACCAAGTGAAGCCCACTCCTACCCCCTGA